The Brumimicrobium sp. genomic interval AATAAGTATTTATATTTGTTTCAAAAAGGAATTTGAATACTCGAATGAAATGGTTGTCGTGGATATTGCTTAGCGTTGTACTACTCGTCACTGTTTTTTTTGGTTTACAAATCCCTAAAACAAAACTAGATTACAACTTTGAGAGCTTTTTTCCAAAGGAAGACTCATCAGCTTACTTTTTTGAAAATTATCGTCAGCATTTCCAATCAGATAACGATTTCTTATTAGTGTGTATAGAACGAAAAAAAGGAATTTTTGATTCTGATTTCTTAACGGAAATTCAAAAATTAACTCAAGAAATACAGTTACTCGACCATGTAACATACACACGAGCAATTACCTCAGAAAAAGAATACTTCATTTCTTCTTTTGGGCAAGTTTCTCAACGCCCTTACATCGATAGCAATTTAATTCTCGATTCTACTCTAATTTATTCGCATAGAGAGCTTATTAATAATTTAGTAAATAAGGAAGGAAATGCGCTCACCATTTTTGTTAAACACAATGATTATTTAAGCAAAGCCAAAAGTGATAAACTAGTAGAAGAACTTCAAAGTTTACTCAATAAATATGATTTTGAAAAAGTACGTGTAGCCGGAAGAGCAATAGGACAGCAGTACTACTTAAAAACAATGCAGCACGAGTTAGTGCTTTTTATTGGTATTGGGTTTTTACTCGTATTGATATATTTGTTGTTTACGTTTAAATCCATTTGGGGAATGTTGCTTCCTCAACTTGTTTTAATCGGCTCTATCACTTGGATATATGGTTGGTTAGCTTTTACCAATCAACCGATTAATATTTTACTCATTGTATTACCACCTATCTTATTAGTCGTTTCGATGTCTGATGCTATTCATTTGATATCTAAGTATTTAGATTTAAGACGCTCGGGTAAAGAAAAATTATCTGCCATTCAAACAACTATTCGTGAAATTGGAAAAGCAACTTTCTTAACTTCGTTAACTACTGCTATAGGATTTCTATCACTCGTTTTTATTGATGTAAAACCAATTCGTGATTTTGGTCTTTATAGTGGTATAGCTGTAATGATTGCTTTTTTAATCACATATTTAGTGCTTCCTTCTTTATTAACATTAACTAAAACCCCATCGCGTTTAATAGAAGCTTCCTCTGAATCATGGTATATGCGTTTGCATTTTCTGTTTTACGCTACTCTCAAGAAAAGAAAACTTATTCTAATTAGTGGAAGTATTATGCTTCTGATTTCAATTGTAGGTGTATTCTTTGTTAAAAATGACAGCTTTATCATGGACAATATTAGTCCGAAAAGTGAACTGAAGAAAGATTTCCTTTATTTCGATCAACATTTTGGAGGAATACGTCCTTTTGAACTTGCCATTCAGATTAAGCCAAACCAAAATATCTGGGAAAAGGAAACCTTAGAACAATTGGAAAAATTAGAGAATTATTTGCATTTCCAGTATGGAGTTGTGGTTAACTCATCACTTATCCAAACTATCTCCATTTTAAATCGAGGAAGTCACGGAGGAGAAAAGGAATTTTACGTACTTCCTTCACAACAAAAGGAGATAAATAACTTCAAACAACTCATAAAAATAAAAGATCAAGGAAAATTCGTTCGCTCCTTTTTGGATACTACGGAAACCCTTACTCGAATAAGTGGACGAATACCTGATTGGGGAAGTCATCTCGTGCAAAGTAAAAACAACGAACTTCACATGTTCATACAAGAAGCCGGAATAAACAACTACCTTACGGTAACACCAACTGGTTCTGCTGAGTTGTTAGATGTCAGCACTTCATTTATGTCACGCAAGCTATTGGAGAGTTTGCTATTTGCACTGGTGATTGTTTCGGTATGTATGGGACTTCTTTTTAAATCATTTAAGATGCTTTTCATTTCTCTAATACCCAATATTATCCCTTTGCTTATTACTCTTGGATTTATGGGGATTATGGGAATTCCATTGAATATTACAACGGCATTAGTTTTTACAATTTCTTTTGGAATAGCAGTAGATAACACCATTCATTTTCTCAATTATTACAAGCTTGAGTTAGCAAAGGGCAGAACTCCAGGATACGCATTGCGGAATGCATATTTCAAAGTTGGAAAGGCCATTTTATTAGCTTCTTTCCTTTTAATTTGTGGATTTAGTATTGTTAGTTTCTCTGCATTTACGGCTATTTCGTATTTAGGAATCTTGGTTACCTTAACTTTATTTATCGCCCTTTTAGCAGATTTAATATTACTGCCTTTGTTACTTATCTTTTTCTTCAGAAAGTAATTTCTCAACCACTACCTTATCAATTGGAAAGGTCACATCACTAACTGTCAGCTCTTTTAAACTTTTCCATCTCCATACTTCTCGTTCTTCTCCTTTAAATTGGAAAGGAATATGGCTTGTTAGAATTTCAGTTTCTTGCTCCGTTATTACTTTGTAATAAACACTAATAATCTGGTCATCTTTGTTGAATGCAGAGACTTGGAAGAAATCGGTTAGATAAATGAGTTCTCCAATTGTAATATCAATCCCCAACTCTTCTTTAAATTCACGAATAAGACAGTCTTTAAGGCTTTCTCCAAACTCTAACCCTCCTCCAGGAAATTTTGTGAATTCTTTTCCAAACCTACGTTCATCTGAGAGCAATACTTCTCCCTTTTGATTCATTAAAATCCCATAAACGCGAATATTAAAAGGCATATTATAAATTTTTCAAATACTAAATTTACATGCTTTTTTGATAAGAAGAGAAATTTATACCGATTTGATTGAATTAAGTGTTTGGTGTTTAAATAAAAAAGGGGATTGACAGTGTAATTATCGATCTAATTAGTTGTAAGAAGTTACTCATTATTTCTTTTCTTATTCGATTTTAGCTATTTTTGCTCAAAGCAAAAGCATGATTCCTGTACCCTCTATACCATTAGCAGAACGTATGCGTCCTAAGACGCTTGAAGAGTATGTTGGACAAGAACATCTACTAAAAGAAGGTGCAAGTTTGCGAAGAGCAATTAATGCCGGTGTTATTCCGTCGATGATTTTATGGGGACCTCCAGGAGTTGGAAAAACTACGTTAGCTTCTTTACTTTCTAATTACTTAAAAAGACCTTTCTATACGCTTTCTGCTATTTCTTCAGGAGTAAAAGATGTGCGTGAGGTTATTCAAAAGGCAGAAGGTCAAGGAATGTTTGAAAGTGGCGGTGCTATTTTGTTTATTGATGAAATTCACCGATTTTCTAAAGCACAACAAGATTCTTTGTTGGGAGCTGTTGAGAAAGGGATTGTAACCTTAATCGGCGCTACAACAGAAAACCCTTCATTTGAAGTGATCTCTGCTTTGCTTTCACGTTGTCAAGTATATACTTTGAATTCTTTAGACAAGAGCCAACTCGAACAACTTTTGAAGAATGCACTTGAAAGAGATGAATATCTCTCACAACTTGACATCGAATTAAAGGAAACAGATGTTTTAATGCGTATCTCAGGAGGAGATGCTCGGAAATTACTCACCTTACTGGAAATTGTAGTAAATACTTTTCCTAAAGATCAAAAAATCATAGTTACTGACGAAGATGTTTTAGCAATCGCTCAACAGAATATTGCACGCTATGACAAAGATGGAGAACAGCACTACGATATTATCTCTGCTTTTATTAAGTCTATCCGTGGAAGTGATGCGAATGCTGCCATATATTGGCTGGCACGCATGATTGAAGGCGGTGAAGATGCGAAATTTATTGCTCGTCGTTTGATTATTTCAGCGAGTGAGGATATAGGTTTAGCGAATCCTACAGCACTTATTTTAGCAAACAATACTTTTCAAGCTGTGAATACGGTTGGATTTCCAGAGGCTCGTATTATATTGGCAGAATGCACGATGTATTTAGCAAATTCCCCCAAAGGGAATGGTTCATATATGGCAATTAATAAAGCTCAAGAGTTAGTGAAGCAAACAGGAAATTTACCTATTCCGCTTCATTTACGGAATGCTCCTACCAAACTCATGAAAGAGCTAGATTACGGTAAAGAATACAAATACTCCCATAATTACGCTGGAAATTTTGTGCAACAAGAGTTTTTACCAGAAGAAATAAAAGGCACTTCATTTTTTGAAGCAGGAAGTTCCAAAAAAGAACAAGAAATAGCTGAGAATATGAAACGACTTTGGGGTGGGAAGTATTGAAAGGGGGAGAGTTCCAATGACTATTGGAGTAAAAGTAAGAAGTAATATGTTAATAGTTTAAAGTCTATAATATGAGATTAATCTGGTTAGTATTTCTATTCTTATTTTTCTATCCTATTTATTCTCAAGATAATTTGATAGAAGTATCTTCTCCTATAGATTCTTATATTATTTCCAATGACGATTCATTGTTAATATACATCTCGGAAGGGAAGATCTTTACGACCGATATCTCAAAGATGAGAGTGGAAAATAAATTTTCTATCTCTAAGAATGCTTCACAGTATAATTGGAGAATCATAAAACTCACGCGAGATAAGAAACGAATACTTGTTAGAAGAGAAGATAAAAGAACAATATATCAGCCAAAAATGGATATATATTCTTACCCCGAAGATTCTATATTCATAGTTGATATAGAAAAACAGAGTGTGCTTACAGCAATTGCTGGAAATATGTTTATTGATATCACAAATAGTGGGGGAATAATAATGGCTTCTAACAATTATAGAAAAAGCGAGAATGGTAATATATCACTTGTAGGAGAGATTACTTCTTCAAAAAGCAAATTACAAGGTGTGTCTCCTGGAATCATTATAGATATATGCTCTCATCCATCTAAAGATGAATTTGCACTGATTTACTATTCGTATAATTCCAAAGGAAAGAAAGTGTATTCTTTTGAAGTGTGGAAAGAAAATACATTAGAGTTAAAACCTCTACATAAGCGAGATTTTGATAATCAGCTTTTGGAAGTTAATTGTTCTAAAGATGGTTCTTTATGGCAAGTGGTTTTTAAAGATTGGAGGGGAGATACTCGTAGCTTATTTATGGAAGAAGCTGATATTAATTTAGATATGGAAGTCCTTGAATTATCTCCCTTTAAAGAAAAACTAAACTACAGTATATATGAAAAATCACGCATTTATCAATATAATGAAGATGAAGACATTGAAGTGTATAATCCCTCTTCTGATATCATTGAATATAAAATATGGCCTAAACTTTCATCTTTACAAGCTATTTCAGGCTTTTATCCTTTAAATAATGATGAGATATTACTTTTTAATAATCAGGATTTTTATACAAGCAAATTAGGTATTGAGAAATTCTCACTTGTTCAGAATGCATTGTATACTCAACAGAATAAAGATAGTGTTAAGGAAAGTTATCTCTATAATCAAAATGCTTTGGGATTTAGTATCAATACAAAAGAAATTTCAAATGCGAGAATAGAGCAGCAGATTGATGGCGAATGGCTTGTAATACAAAACGGCACCTCTGTTGAATTCTGGAACACGTCTCTACGAAAAAAATGGCGCACAATTCATATTTCTGAAAGAACTCAATTTTTCTTTGATTCTAAAACAATGCGTGTACTTCTTTTTGAAGAAACAACAACTAAAAATTATAGTGATTTTTGGTTGAGTACAATTGATTTAAATACTGGAAAAAAGACATCTCGAATCTATGAAAACAATCCATATCCATTCCCTTCATCTTCATCTAACTCTTGCATCCACAAAGAAGGAGATGAGTGGATATGTTCAGGTGGAAGGGGGATTTTTACAATTAATTGCCGAGACTTATCTATTACCCCAATCTATGAGTTTGATGAAAAATATTTATCACTAGAAGTAAATGCTTTAATCAACAATAAACTTCTCATTACACTTAACGAGAAAATTGCATCTCAAAATAGTTATGAAATTAAAACACGTAACTATAAGGCTATATTTAATTTTCTGGACACAACTTTTCATGTTATAGAAAACTCAATAGATTGGGAGCATATTTATCCTATTTCTGAATCAATATTTGCCGTCCAAAAGTCAGATGGAATTTATGTTTGGAAAAATAATATACAACAGAAAATATATACTCCGTCAAAGAATAATATATATTTTTCTCAGAATCTAGTATATACGAAGAATGGTGTTTGGCTAGCCGATGATAATTCACTTATTTTTGTAAATTATCTCGGAGTAAGTAAAAAAGATTCTAGTAAATATCTTATTTCTCATTTAAGTGGAAGTGATTCTCTTTTAGTATTTAATGATGCTTATTCGCGAGATATGATAAGTTTCTATCCCTCTAATAGTTATTTTAAAGAATGGAAGGTCCTGAAATCAGGTTTTATATTGAACCCAATATTGGATATTACTATTAATTCAAATGGGTATATTGCATGGAAGAATCAACTTCTTATTAATATCCATAATTTAGAAGTCGATCATATTGCAAATTCTCTCGATAAATTCTTTATCTTCCCGAAACAAGCCTCAATTT includes:
- a CDS encoding MMPL family transporter, with the translated sequence MKWLSWILLSVVLLVTVFFGLQIPKTKLDYNFESFFPKEDSSAYFFENYRQHFQSDNDFLLVCIERKKGIFDSDFLTEIQKLTQEIQLLDHVTYTRAITSEKEYFISSFGQVSQRPYIDSNLILDSTLIYSHRELINNLVNKEGNALTIFVKHNDYLSKAKSDKLVEELQSLLNKYDFEKVRVAGRAIGQQYYLKTMQHELVLFIGIGFLLVLIYLLFTFKSIWGMLLPQLVLIGSITWIYGWLAFTNQPINILLIVLPPILLVVSMSDAIHLISKYLDLRRSGKEKLSAIQTTIREIGKATFLTSLTTAIGFLSLVFIDVKPIRDFGLYSGIAVMIAFLITYLVLPSLLTLTKTPSRLIEASSESWYMRLHFLFYATLKKRKLILISGSIMLLISIVGVFFVKNDSFIMDNISPKSELKKDFLYFDQHFGGIRPFELAIQIKPNQNIWEKETLEQLEKLENYLHFQYGVVVNSSLIQTISILNRGSHGGEKEFYVLPSQQKEINNFKQLIKIKDQGKFVRSFLDTTETLTRISGRIPDWGSHLVQSKNNELHMFIQEAGINNYLTVTPTGSAELLDVSTSFMSRKLLESLLFALVIVSVCMGLLFKSFKMLFISLIPNIIPLLITLGFMGIMGIPLNITTALVFTISFGIAVDNTIHFLNYYKLELAKGRTPGYALRNAYFKVGKAILLASFLLICGFSIVSFSAFTAISYLGILVTLTLFIALLADLILLPLLLIFFFRK
- a CDS encoding NUDIX hydrolase — protein: MPFNIRVYGILMNQKGEVLLSDERRFGKEFTKFPGGGLEFGESLKDCLIREFKEELGIDITIGELIYLTDFFQVSAFNKDDQIISVYYKVITEQETEILTSHIPFQFKGEEREVWRWKSLKELTVSDVTFPIDKVVVEKLLSEEKDK
- a CDS encoding replication-associated recombination protein A, translating into MIPVPSIPLAERMRPKTLEEYVGQEHLLKEGASLRRAINAGVIPSMILWGPPGVGKTTLASLLSNYLKRPFYTLSAISSGVKDVREVIQKAEGQGMFESGGAILFIDEIHRFSKAQQDSLLGAVEKGIVTLIGATTENPSFEVISALLSRCQVYTLNSLDKSQLEQLLKNALERDEYLSQLDIELKETDVLMRISGGDARKLLTLLEIVVNTFPKDQKIIVTDEDVLAIAQQNIARYDKDGEQHYDIISAFIKSIRGSDANAAIYWLARMIEGGEDAKFIARRLIISASEDIGLANPTALILANNTFQAVNTVGFPEARIILAECTMYLANSPKGNGSYMAINKAQELVKQTGNLPIPLHLRNAPTKLMKELDYGKEYKYSHNYAGNFVQQEFLPEEIKGTSFFEAGSSKKEQEIAENMKRLWGGKY
- a CDS encoding caspase family protein — protein: MRLIWLVFLFLFFYPIYSQDNLIEVSSPIDSYIISNDDSLLIYISEGKIFTTDISKMRVENKFSISKNASQYNWRIIKLTRDKKRILVRREDKRTIYQPKMDIYSYPEDSIFIVDIEKQSVLTAIAGNMFIDITNSGGIIMASNNYRKSENGNISLVGEITSSKSKLQGVSPGIIIDICSHPSKDEFALIYYSYNSKGKKVYSFEVWKENTLELKPLHKRDFDNQLLEVNCSKDGSLWQVVFKDWRGDTRSLFMEEADINLDMEVLELSPFKEKLNYSIYEKSRIYQYNEDEDIEVYNPSSDIIEYKIWPKLSSLQAISGFYPLNNDEILLFNNQDFYTSKLGIEKFSLVQNALYTQQNKDSVKESYLYNQNALGFSINTKEISNARIEQQIDGEWLVIQNGTSVEFWNTSLRKKWRTIHISERTQFFFDSKTMRVLLFEETTTKNYSDFWLSTIDLNTGKKTSRIYENNPYPFPSSSSNSCIHKEGDEWICSGGRGIFTINCRDLSITPIYEFDEKYLSLEVNALINNKLLITLNEKIASQNSYEIKTRNYKAIFNFLDTTFHVIENSIDWEHIYPISESIFAVQKSDGIYVWKNNIQQKIYTPSKNNIYFSQNLVYTKNGVWLADDNSLIFVNYLGVSKKDSSKYLISHLSGSDSLLVFNDAYSRDMISFYPSNSYFKEWKVLKSGFILNPILDITINSNGYIAWKNQLLINIHNLEVDHIANSLDKFFIFPKQASILSIEYTSEIDSKYNTINEGSFIVKEISKRKQQEALLRSPFFKMDDYFSRVLFSEDENYVIAYTDINLFSTKYSFICWNIKANRIVTEKVSAGIITAKNIPNTPLVVFYLQDNSTKTYNMELGKWVHIEIPLINEPIVDYHNVNFQDRNGTYKIFYSDVYLKSAIFIKDINRIVAGSEDGRVYVWDIDNSSPEMIIPTGATAPIVNLLTYSEFIIAIDAVGALHFINKNDMVWKVTIDIIGGIEGDTFSMPLSVVWRTSEGYYSSEKSNLKYFNIIRGKQIIPSNSYDALLNRPDKVLEVISSDEIALINALKEAFEKRIKRNYLSKIEDILTVSLPEVKFANSFVPPFTTQDSFIDIPIENSSNSVTLEVRDNGVLIYDMPIQDIEKNLRLELVSGENAIYIITKDENGFESIPIAFQLICEKEVQPKLYYIGIGVSKYQDTLWNLKYAVKDIEKLKEFFSYRYANQAEIYTFLDEEVISENLIKIKEILSQTSVDDKVVISFSGHGLIGRDKEFIFCSNNIDFSKPEERGIKFSFIKDLIKDIPARRRLILIDACNSGALDEEENINMTLADNIKEYNSKGITVVEGYKQEKFDSYDLMQRYFFDFQHNDGSYIISASGGKEYSYEGEEWGNGVFTYSLIKILEEKNYFDKKETAISILQKRVYEMVESLTKGKQKPTSRNENPEWNWGL